One Anaerobaca lacustris DNA window includes the following coding sequences:
- the nadE gene encoding NAD(+) synthase translates to MLMENVASWSGLRLDCERELERITLRLREFVGQMLRKRGVVVALSGGIDSSVVGALCVRALGPERVFGLLLPEKDSSPQTLRLSRLIVDHLGIEAEHHDITEMLQTAGCYRYRDEAIRSVIGEYDAGYKCKIVLPSLLAAEHLRVFSVVVESPDGRRTQARLPVKAYLQVVAASNFKQRIRKMLEYFHADRLNYAVTGTPNRQEYDQGFFVKLGDGAADVKPIAHLYKTQVYQMAEFLGLPREICERPPTTDTYSLAQDQEEFYFSVPHHVLDVCLYGKNHGMAAEEIAEVLSLEAEQVQRVYRDIDAKRSATRYQHMPPLLIETVDEIHV, encoded by the coding sequence ATGCTGATGGAGAACGTGGCCTCCTGGAGCGGCCTTCGGCTGGACTGCGAACGGGAATTGGAGCGGATCACGCTGCGCCTGCGCGAGTTCGTGGGCCAGATGCTCAGAAAGCGCGGTGTCGTGGTGGCCCTGTCGGGTGGGATCGACAGCAGCGTGGTCGGCGCGCTCTGCGTGCGAGCGCTGGGGCCGGAACGGGTGTTCGGTCTCCTGCTGCCTGAGAAGGACTCCTCGCCGCAGACCCTGAGGCTGAGCCGCCTGATTGTAGATCATCTGGGCATCGAGGCCGAACACCATGACATCACGGAGATGCTTCAGACCGCAGGGTGCTACCGCTATCGGGACGAGGCCATTCGAAGCGTGATCGGCGAGTACGATGCCGGGTACAAGTGCAAGATTGTGTTGCCCTCGCTGTTGGCGGCCGAGCATCTGAGGGTGTTCTCGGTGGTGGTCGAATCGCCCGACGGGCGGCGGACGCAGGCCCGACTGCCGGTCAAGGCCTATTTGCAGGTCGTCGCGGCCAGCAATTTCAAGCAGCGCATCCGCAAGATGCTGGAGTACTTCCACGCCGACCGGCTCAACTACGCCGTGACGGGTACGCCCAATCGGCAGGAGTACGACCAGGGCTTCTTCGTGAAGCTGGGCGACGGCGCCGCCGACGTCAAGCCCATCGCCCATCTCTACAAGACCCAGGTCTACCAGATGGCGGAGTTCCTCGGACTGCCGCGAGAGATTTGCGAACGCCCGCCCACTACGGATACGTACTCGCTGGCGCAGGACCAGGAGGAGTTCTACTTCTCGGTACCGCATCACGTTCTGGACGTCTGCCTCTACGGCAAGAACCACGGCATGGCCGCCGAGGAGATCGCTGAGGTCCTGTCGCTGGAGGCCGAACAGGTGCAGCGCGTCTATCGCGACATCGACGCCAAGCGCAGCGCCACGCGCTACCAACACATGCCGCCGTTGCTGATCGAGACGGTTGATGAGATTCACGTCTGA
- a CDS encoding glycosyltransferase family 4 protein, giving the protein MTTYFSVWLGSLFLALVLTPAVIWLARRVGAVDRPGVRTVHTRPVPRIGGIAIFLSAVGLIVPVLFLDNRIGDVFRGMSLQVGTLLGAAMLIFLVGLVDDLKGLPARVKLLAEVLAAVWLCHVGIRISALEITDGYVLYLGQWGAPLTILWIIGITNAVNLSDGLDGLAAGVSAVACAVIAVFAIYSGNPVMAVFMLALLGGLCGFLFYNFNPAKIFMGDCGSLFVGFTIAASSTMCLTKSHALVGLALPILALGIPIFDAFFAILRRFLERRSLFAPDRSHFHHRLIDLGLKQRYAVLAIYFATCMATCLGLFMMVRKDVGALVLFACILLLVLLLFRVVGAVRLRETVAALQDKYAMACRQRKERRTFEDLELRFRRAQDTSEWWQAVCDAGKGLDFAWVSLMVRDKEGNLDTRVWRGGRSSPPPSRIVTMNLPIREVNAQTTMEFEVAIAVDESLESAGRRGALFSRLIDKHRPARSEPVVCEVGAAE; this is encoded by the coding sequence ATGACGACCTATTTTTCCGTCTGGCTTGGCTCGCTGTTTCTGGCGCTGGTGCTTACGCCGGCGGTCATCTGGCTGGCGCGCCGCGTCGGTGCGGTGGACCGCCCGGGCGTGCGCACCGTCCACACCAGGCCGGTGCCTCGCATCGGGGGGATCGCCATTTTCCTGTCGGCCGTCGGTCTGATCGTGCCGGTCCTGTTCCTTGACAACCGGATCGGAGACGTCTTCCGAGGCATGTCGCTCCAGGTCGGCACGCTGCTGGGCGCTGCGATGCTGATCTTCCTTGTGGGTCTGGTGGACGATCTGAAAGGGCTGCCCGCCAGGGTCAAGCTGCTCGCGGAGGTCCTCGCCGCTGTCTGGCTGTGCCACGTGGGGATCCGCATCTCGGCGCTGGAAATCACCGATGGATACGTACTCTATCTTGGACAGTGGGGCGCACCGCTGACGATCTTGTGGATCATCGGAATCACGAACGCTGTGAACCTCAGCGACGGCCTCGACGGACTGGCGGCGGGGGTATCGGCCGTGGCATGCGCCGTCATCGCGGTCTTTGCCATCTACAGCGGGAACCCCGTCATGGCGGTCTTCATGCTGGCTCTGCTCGGCGGTCTCTGCGGCTTTTTGTTCTACAACTTCAACCCGGCGAAGATCTTCATGGGCGATTGCGGCAGCCTGTTCGTCGGATTCACGATCGCCGCGTCCAGTACGATGTGCCTGACGAAATCGCACGCCCTGGTCGGATTGGCCCTTCCGATCCTGGCCTTGGGCATTCCGATCTTCGACGCGTTCTTCGCGATTCTGCGGCGATTTCTCGAACGCCGGTCGCTGTTCGCTCCGGATCGCAGCCACTTTCATCACCGGCTGATCGATCTCGGCCTGAAACAGCGATATGCGGTGCTCGCGATCTATTTCGCGACCTGTATGGCCACCTGTCTGGGCCTGTTCATGATGGTTCGGAAGGACGTCGGTGCGCTCGTGCTGTTTGCCTGCATCCTGCTTCTGGTGCTCCTGCTGTTCCGAGTCGTCGGAGCGGTGCGGCTCAGAGAGACGGTGGCGGCCCTGCAGGACAAGTATGCGATGGCGTGCCGCCAGAGGAAAGAGCGCCGCACGTTTGAGGACCTCGAGTTGAGGTTTCGACGCGCCCAGGACACCAGTGAGTGGTGGCAGGCCGTCTGCGACGCGGGCAAGGGCCTCGATTTTGCCTGGGTCTCCCTCATGGTCCGGGACAAGGAGGGAAACCTGGACACGCGCGTCTGGCGAGGTGGCCGATCGTCTCCGCCGCCCTCGCGAATCGTTACGATGAACCTTCCCATCAGAGAGGTCAATGCGCAGACCACGATGGAATTTGAGGTGGCCATCGCGGTCGATGAGTCGCTGGAGTCGGCAGGCCGTAGGGGGGCGCTGTTCAGCCGTCTGATCGACAAGCACAGACCGGCCCGAAGCGAGCCGGTGGTCTGTGAGGTCGGCGCCGCCGAATAG
- a CDS encoding Gfo/Idh/MocA family protein: protein MKSVTTKARIRLPNETIGPGRRQFLKTAMKAGALLALPQVIPGSALGKAGSVAPSERIILGAIGIGGRGRYVLGCFLQDPDLHCVAVCDVRGDNRQRAKAMVDDRYGNQDCATYIDMEELLARADIDAVLIATGPNWHATASVMAARAGKDVYCEKPCTKNIAQSLALADVFRRTGRVFQAGTQRRSLPNFAYAVELAQSGRLGDLITLHARPWGMQTEMSGWLPAEPEPSHDQVDWDAYLGPAAWRPYNRRLMNAFNFEKGGGLVGGGCLEWGSHCVDLCQWANQADDTAPIEYEPVGGQLHARYANGVKLVIRDDGWLPLGSCPVRFEGTTGWVETGDDAEFAASSPDLLTRRGAKIPGYPADFHVRDFIDCIRTRGQTRANADAACWAHIACHAANIALFLNRKVTFDPKTCAFIGDEQANRLRSEALRAPWRI, encoded by the coding sequence ATGAAGAGCGTGACAACGAAAGCTCGTATCCGCCTGCCCAACGAGACCATCGGCCCGGGTCGGCGGCAATTCCTCAAGACCGCGATGAAGGCCGGCGCCCTGCTGGCCCTGCCGCAGGTGATCCCCGGCAGCGCGCTGGGCAAGGCCGGCAGTGTCGCGCCCAGTGAGCGCATCATCCTGGGCGCCATCGGCATCGGCGGTCGCGGCCGCTACGTCCTCGGCTGCTTCCTGCAGGACCCCGACCTGCACTGCGTGGCCGTCTGCGACGTGCGCGGCGACAACCGCCAGCGGGCCAAGGCGATGGTGGACGACCGCTACGGCAATCAGGACTGCGCCACGTATATCGACATGGAAGAATTGCTGGCCCGCGCCGATATCGACGCCGTATTGATCGCCACGGGTCCGAACTGGCACGCGACCGCCTCGGTCATGGCGGCCCGGGCCGGCAAGGACGTCTACTGCGAGAAGCCCTGCACGAAGAACATCGCGCAGAGCCTGGCGCTGGCCGACGTCTTCCGGCGCACCGGCCGCGTATTCCAGGCGGGCACGCAGCGCCGCAGCCTGCCCAACTTCGCCTACGCCGTCGAACTGGCCCAGAGCGGACGGCTCGGCGATCTCATCACACTTCACGCCCGCCCCTGGGGAATGCAGACCGAGATGAGCGGCTGGCTGCCGGCCGAGCCCGAGCCATCCCACGACCAGGTGGACTGGGACGCCTATCTCGGGCCGGCCGCCTGGCGGCCCTACAACCGAAGACTGATGAACGCCTTCAACTTCGAGAAAGGTGGCGGCCTCGTCGGCGGCGGGTGCCTCGAATGGGGCTCGCACTGCGTGGACCTGTGCCAATGGGCCAACCAGGCCGACGACACCGCACCAATCGAATACGAGCCGGTCGGCGGCCAGTTGCACGCCCGCTATGCCAACGGTGTCAAGCTCGTCATCCGGGACGACGGCTGGCTGCCGCTGGGCTCGTGCCCGGTGCGGTTCGAAGGCACCACCGGCTGGGTGGAGACCGGCGACGACGCCGAATTCGCCGCCAGCTCGCCCGACCTCCTGACGAGGCGCGGCGCGAAGATCCCCGGCTACCCCGCCGACTTCCACGTGCGCGACTTCATCGACTGCATCCGGACGCGGGGCCAGACCCGGGCCAACGCCGACGCCGCCTGCTGGGCGCACATCGCCTGCCACGCGGCCAACATCGCCCTGTTCCTCAACCGCAAGGTCACGTTCGACCCGAAGACGTGCGCGTTCATCGGCGACGAGCAGGCCAACCGGCTGCGTTCCGAGGCGCTTCGCGCACCGTGGCGGATCTGA
- a CDS encoding GTPase domain-containing protein, whose protein sequence is MSARDKAASDISEVPAVRHGRPKGLARLRTYATGKEILVLGPSSAGKSKFAEYLQFGRLHPEGEREMTYGLTKSPTFTLTLGVDGRLALNVRRTVDTPGQTGPVQHAGLVGERKPHAVVVMVDCSKPIAATIHWLDLFCDRLDTVLRKGHHIRNKLREIVVVLNKRDKIDPDAFEELTARVRGVLDRHLTVVLGPERTAAIPLLECICVQGPRGPALIDNVLACLAERLTQ, encoded by the coding sequence ATGAGCGCCAGGGATAAGGCAGCCAGCGATATCTCAGAGGTCCCGGCCGTCCGCCACGGCAGGCCGAAGGGCCTGGCCCGCCTGCGGACCTACGCCACGGGCAAGGAGATCCTCGTGCTCGGCCCCAGTTCGGCCGGCAAGAGCAAGTTCGCCGAGTATCTCCAGTTCGGCCGGCTCCACCCGGAAGGCGAGCGGGAGATGACCTACGGCCTGACGAAATCGCCGACGTTCACACTGACGCTCGGCGTCGACGGCCGTTTGGCGCTGAACGTGCGACGCACGGTGGACACGCCGGGCCAGACCGGGCCCGTCCAGCACGCCGGCCTCGTCGGCGAACGAAAGCCGCATGCCGTCGTCGTCATGGTCGATTGCAGCAAGCCCATCGCCGCCACCATCCACTGGCTCGACCTGTTCTGCGACCGGCTCGACACCGTCCTGCGAAAGGGCCACCACATCCGCAACAAGCTGCGCGAGATCGTCGTCGTGCTCAACAAGCGCGACAAGATCGACCCCGATGCCTTTGAGGAGCTGACCGCCCGCGTGCGGGGCGTGCTCGACCGCCATCTGACCGTGGTTCTCGGACCCGAGCGAACCGCCGCGATTCCCCTGCTCGAATGCATCTGCGTCCAGGGCCCTCGGGGTCCGGCCCTGATCGACAACGTCCTGGCCTGCCTCGCGGAGCGCCTGACGCAATAG
- the prmC gene encoding peptide chain release factor N(5)-glutamine methyltransferase — MDHPLYRELLSRLERELEVLPDKPDETPRTTLDCLWALVAGQRLALSQVATAEMVELDPAGQERLRQLVELRLANAPLAHLTGRQDFMGLVLLASQAALVPRRETELLGWSALAKTASAGAAAPLVVDLCTGCGNLALAMAIHAPQAKVWGSDLSPEAVELARENARFVGRPDVTFVAGDLAEPFDNPDFAGRVDVVTCNPPYISSVKVDGMHAEISEHEPRLAFDGGPFGIKVLLRLLKDAPRLLKPGGWLLFEIGLGQGEPMHKRLAGLAAFDEVQSIRDPNGDIRVLAARRSAIAVTDRPI, encoded by the coding sequence ATGGATCATCCGCTGTATCGGGAACTGCTGTCGCGTCTGGAGCGGGAGTTGGAGGTTCTGCCGGACAAGCCCGATGAGACGCCTCGCACTACCCTGGATTGTCTCTGGGCCCTGGTTGCGGGCCAGCGCTTGGCGCTGAGTCAGGTGGCCACGGCTGAAATGGTCGAACTCGATCCGGCGGGGCAGGAGCGACTGCGGCAGCTTGTCGAGCTTCGGCTGGCGAACGCGCCCCTGGCCCATCTGACGGGGCGGCAGGATTTCATGGGATTGGTCCTTCTGGCGTCGCAGGCGGCCCTGGTGCCGCGACGTGAAACCGAACTGTTGGGCTGGTCGGCGCTGGCAAAGACCGCGTCGGCGGGTGCTGCGGCGCCCCTGGTGGTCGATCTGTGCACCGGCTGCGGGAACCTGGCGCTGGCGATGGCCATCCATGCCCCCCAGGCGAAAGTCTGGGGCAGCGATCTGTCGCCTGAGGCCGTTGAACTGGCGCGCGAGAACGCCCGATTCGTAGGGCGGCCCGACGTGACGTTCGTGGCCGGAGATCTCGCCGAACCTTTCGACAACCCGGATTTTGCGGGCCGGGTCGACGTCGTAACCTGCAACCCGCCCTATATCTCCAGCGTCAAGGTCGATGGCATGCACGCGGAGATCAGCGAGCATGAGCCGCGTCTGGCGTTCGATGGCGGGCCGTTTGGGATCAAGGTGCTTCTGCGTCTGCTCAAGGACGCGCCGCGATTGCTCAAGCCCGGCGGCTGGCTGCTCTTCGAGATCGGTCTCGGGCAGGGCGAACCCATGCACAAACGATTGGCGGGTCTTGCGGCTTTCGATGAGGTCCAGTCCATCCGAGACCCCAACGGTGACATCCGGGTGCTCGCCGCCCGGCGCAGCGCGATTGCCGTAACCGACCGCCCGATATGA
- a CDS encoding Gfo/Idh/MocA family protein, which yields MSKTTRRAFLKSSLLAGTAFAVCGTRSTAQVLGANNRLRIAVAGVNGRGGDHITGWLAQDNVEIAYLIDPDERTLAQRLKYLEGKTDGKFACKGVADVRQALDDKNLDAISIATPNHWHALMTIWAAQAGKHVYVEKPMSHDIQEGRVAVEAQRKYGVVIQHGTQSRSSAANAGLHDLIRSGKFGKMKISYGYCCKPRAGIGFKSPSAAPANLDWNLWRGPAIIDQYHGNYVHYNWHWFWETGNGDMNNQGTHQLDMAYWALDEGLTHPVRAMALGGRFLWNDQGETPNTMFAIAEYPNGQYVFFNVRNVNYEGYDRQVENEYYFEDGGKIVRGKYYPAGSDQGESIDIPRGHVTAGGCWGSFIAACRAGDPMMANGNVLDAHRGCVLGHLMNNSYRLGRAMSSTETAGQFAGNTDAHEHFMKLHKIMTDGVGLPEDKMEYIVGPWLTFNPETERHTGQFAVEANELLKDANRPGFQVPDAKNV from the coding sequence ATGTCAAAGACCACCAGACGCGCATTTCTGAAGAGTTCACTGCTCGCCGGAACCGCCTTCGCCGTTTGCGGCACCCGATCCACGGCTCAGGTCCTGGGCGCCAACAACCGCCTGCGGATTGCCGTGGCCGGCGTAAACGGTCGTGGCGGCGATCACATCACTGGCTGGCTGGCGCAGGACAACGTGGAGATCGCCTACCTCATCGATCCCGACGAGCGGACGCTGGCGCAGAGACTGAAATACCTTGAAGGAAAGACCGACGGCAAGTTCGCCTGCAAGGGTGTCGCGGATGTCCGGCAGGCACTCGACGACAAGAACCTCGACGCCATCTCCATTGCCACACCGAATCACTGGCACGCGCTGATGACCATCTGGGCGGCGCAGGCCGGCAAGCACGTCTACGTGGAAAAGCCGATGAGCCATGACATCCAGGAGGGACGCGTCGCCGTCGAGGCTCAGAGAAAATACGGCGTAGTCATCCAGCATGGAACACAGAGCCGCAGCAGCGCCGCCAATGCCGGCCTGCACGACCTCATCCGGTCCGGCAAGTTCGGCAAGATGAAGATCTCCTACGGATACTGCTGCAAACCTCGCGCCGGCATCGGTTTCAAAAGTCCTTCCGCTGCGCCGGCGAATCTGGACTGGAATCTGTGGCGCGGCCCGGCGATCATCGATCAGTACCACGGCAACTACGTCCACTACAACTGGCACTGGTTCTGGGAGACCGGCAACGGCGACATGAACAACCAGGGGACGCACCAGCTCGACATGGCCTACTGGGCGCTGGATGAGGGGCTGACCCATCCGGTCCGGGCCATGGCGCTCGGCGGGCGATTCCTCTGGAACGACCAGGGCGAAACGCCCAACACCATGTTCGCCATTGCCGAGTATCCCAACGGCCAGTACGTCTTCTTCAACGTCCGCAACGTCAACTATGAGGGCTACGATCGCCAAGTCGAAAACGAATACTACTTCGAGGACGGCGGCAAGATCGTTCGCGGCAAGTACTACCCGGCCGGAAGCGATCAGGGCGAGAGCATTGACATCCCGCGCGGCCACGTCACCGCCGGCGGATGCTGGGGCAGTTTCATCGCCGCCTGTCGGGCCGGCGATCCCATGATGGCCAACGGCAACGTCCTCGACGCGCATCGTGGGTGTGTTCTGGGGCACCTCATGAACAATTCATATCGCCTGGGCCGAGCCATGTCGTCCACGGAGACAGCCGGACAGTTCGCCGGCAATACCGACGCCCACGAGCACTTCATGAAACTCCACAAGATCATGACGGACGGCGTCGGCCTTCCCGAAGACAAGATGGAGTACATCGTCGGACCGTGGCTGACCTTCAATCCTGAAACGGAACGTCATACCGGACAGTTCGCCGTCGAGGCCAACGAGCTGTTGAAGGACGCCAACCGCCCCGGATTCCAGGTGCCGGATGCGAAGAACGTGTAG
- a CDS encoding acyl-CoA thioesterase yields the protein MQAIYRHRFTVGPEAIDTNGHVNNVVYVQWMQDIAVRHADAAGCTDVTQRIGATWVARSHRIEYLSPAFTGDEIEASTWVASFRKVRSLRRYRFVRTSDNVTLAEGETDWVFVAYATGRPRSIPEPVTAAFELLPDPPHL from the coding sequence ATGCAGGCGATCTATCGACATCGATTCACCGTGGGCCCCGAGGCGATCGACACCAACGGGCACGTCAACAACGTGGTGTACGTGCAGTGGATGCAGGACATCGCCGTGCGGCATGCCGACGCCGCCGGATGCACCGATGTGACGCAGCGGATCGGCGCCACGTGGGTTGCACGGTCGCATAGGATCGAGTATCTCAGTCCCGCCTTCACCGGTGACGAGATCGAGGCCTCGACCTGGGTGGCGAGCTTTCGCAAAGTCCGCTCGCTGCGCCGCTACAGGTTCGTCCGAACGTCCGACAATGTCACCCTCGCCGAGGGCGAGACGGACTGGGTCTTCGTCGCCTACGCCACCGGCCGGCCCCGCAGCATCCCCGAACCCGTCACCGCCGCCTTCGAACTCCTGCCCGATCCGCCGCACCTTTAG
- a CDS encoding HEAT repeat domain-containing protein, with amino-acid sequence MNVSKRHVTWFVLLAAVATSAVAIGQDQAAAEAKQRELIAVLQSNAPKAEKAITCKHLVIYGDEQAVPSLMPLLADAELASWARTALEAIPGPAADEALREAMGTLQGRLLVGTINSIGVRRDARAVDGLVQKLQNADADVASAAAVALGHIGGDRAAAALTQALTGAPAGVRSAVAEGCILCAEGYMAQGKAADAVKLYDAVRRADVPNQRHLEAIRGAVLARGSDGVTLLAEQLRSDDKGRVGIALRTARELPGRNVTEALVTEMDRLSPHKQSLLLLALSDRHDDAVRPAVLKAAQSGPKELRITAIGILIRLGDVSCVPALLQAATEGDAELGRAAQETLVRLAGKDVDADLAGRLPQARGKLRQVLIELASQREIQQSLPTIVSSMEDDDPAVRAAAVQAVGVLGRDSRHVAELTRLVQKTAASSERAAIEKALLAVTGRVGAPAVTYLMPLTKSSDRSLQITGLRALAVVGGPEALGAVNAAIAGDEGDVQDEAVRILSTWPNRWPDDADAGEALLRLTRSGGKMSHQVLALRGYLQHIRGSKSLSNDQKLARVKDVRPQIQRPEEERLAIAVLGEAPTAGALELLTTLSQDAAVAEEAYSAIVSVAAADVPGLSGPQRRQALQTVLDKSANNGTKRRAQEAIKKLQ; translated from the coding sequence ATGAACGTTTCGAAGAGACATGTCACATGGTTCGTTCTTCTGGCCGCCGTGGCCACATCGGCCGTGGCAATCGGCCAGGACCAGGCGGCGGCCGAGGCCAAACAGCGCGAGCTGATCGCCGTCCTCCAATCCAATGCCCCGAAGGCCGAGAAGGCCATCACCTGCAAGCACCTTGTGATCTACGGCGACGAGCAGGCCGTCCCCAGCCTGATGCCCCTGCTGGCCGACGCCGAACTGGCCTCGTGGGCGCGGACGGCGCTCGAAGCGATCCCCGGCCCGGCCGCCGATGAGGCCCTGCGTGAGGCGATGGGCACGCTGCAAGGCCGCCTGCTGGTCGGCACGATCAATTCGATCGGCGTCCGGCGCGATGCCCGGGCGGTCGACGGGCTCGTGCAGAAGCTCCAAAACGCCGATGCCGACGTCGCATCGGCCGCCGCCGTGGCGCTGGGCCATATCGGCGGCGATCGGGCCGCTGCGGCCCTGACACAGGCCCTGACGGGAGCGCCCGCCGGCGTTCGTTCGGCGGTGGCCGAAGGCTGCATCCTCTGCGCCGAAGGGTACATGGCGCAGGGCAAGGCCGCCGACGCCGTCAAGCTCTACGACGCCGTTCGCCGGGCCGATGTGCCCAACCAGCGGCACCTCGAAGCGATTCGCGGGGCGGTCCTGGCCCGCGGCTCCGACGGCGTCACCCTGCTGGCAGAGCAACTCCGCTCGGACGACAAGGGGCGGGTCGGCATCGCACTGCGGACGGCACGCGAGCTGCCGGGGCGCAACGTCACCGAGGCGCTGGTGACCGAGATGGATCGGCTCAGTCCGCACAAACAATCTCTGCTGTTGCTGGCCCTTTCCGATCGCCACGATGATGCCGTCAGGCCCGCTGTTCTCAAGGCCGCGCAGAGCGGGCCCAAGGAACTGCGGATCACCGCCATCGGCATTCTGATCCGCCTGGGCGACGTCTCCTGCGTTCCCGCCCTGCTGCAGGCGGCCACCGAAGGCGATGCAGAACTCGGCCGCGCTGCACAGGAGACGCTGGTGCGCCTGGCGGGCAAGGACGTGGACGCCGACCTGGCCGGCCGCCTGCCGCAGGCCCGGGGCAAGCTGCGCCAGGTGCTGATCGAGCTGGCCAGCCAGCGGGAGATTCAGCAGAGCCTGCCGACGATCGTATCGAGCATGGAAGACGACGACCCCGCCGTCCGCGCGGCGGCCGTCCAGGCGGTCGGCGTCCTCGGCCGCGACAGCCGGCACGTCGCCGAGCTGACTCGACTCGTGCAGAAAACGGCCGCCTCATCTGAGCGGGCGGCTATCGAGAAGGCCCTGCTGGCCGTCACCGGCCGCGTCGGGGCCCCCGCCGTGACGTACCTGATGCCGCTGACCAAGAGCAGCGACCGCTCGCTCCAGATCACCGGCCTCCGCGCGTTGGCTGTCGTCGGCGGCCCGGAGGCCCTGGGCGCCGTCAACGCCGCCATCGCAGGCGACGAAGGCGATGTTCAGGACGAGGCGGTGCGCATCCTCTCGACCTGGCCGAACCGCTGGCCCGACGACGCCGACGCGGGCGAGGCCCTGCTGCGTCTGACGCGTTCGGGCGGCAAAATGTCCCATCAGGTCCTGGCCCTTCGCGGCTACCTCCAGCACATCCGTGGCAGCAAGAGCCTCAGCAACGATCAGAAGCTGGCCCGCGTCAAGGATGTGCGGCCGCAGATCCAGCGTCCGGAGGAAGAGCGTCTGGCCATCGCCGTTCTCGGCGAGGCCCCGACCGCCGGGGCGCTCGAGTTGCTGACGACGCTGTCGCAGGATGCGGCGGTCGCCGAGGAGGCGTATTCGGCGATCGTCTCCGTTGCCGCCGCCGATGTGCCGGGTCTGTCCGGGCCGCAACGGCGGCAGGCCCTCCAGACGGTCCTCGACAAATCCGCCAACAACGGGACCAAACGACGGGCGCAGGAGGCGATCAAGAAACTCCAGTAG